The following proteins are encoded in a genomic region of Brachypodium distachyon strain Bd21 chromosome 1, Brachypodium_distachyon_v3.0, whole genome shotgun sequence:
- the LOC100839676 gene encoding actin-depolymerizing factor 4 — translation MANASSGAGVHDDCNLRFVELKSKRLHRFITYKLENQKEIVVENIGERTATYEDFVSKLPENDCRFAVYDFDFFTAEDVPKSRIFYIFWSPDTAKVRSKMLYASSNEKFKRMLDGIQVEMQATDPSEISIDEIKDRAR, via the exons ATG GCAAACGCATCATCAGGAGCTGGAGTGCATGATGACTGCAACCTGAGGTTCGTCGAGCTGAAGTCCAAGAGGCTGCATCGTTTCATAACTTACAAGCTGGAAAACCAGAAAGAGATCGTTGTGGAGAATATTGGGGAGCGCACAGCAACCTATGAGGATTTCGTAAGCAAGCTGCCTGAAAATGACTGCCGATTTGCGGTCTATGACTTCGATTTCTTTACTGCAGAGGATGTTCCCAAGAGCAGGATCTTTTATATCTTCTG GTCCCCTGACACCGCAAAGGTGAGGAGCAAGATGTTGTACGCTAGCTCCAACGAGAAATTCAAGAGGATGCTGGACGGCATTCAGGTGGAAATGCAGGCCACTGATCCCAGCGAGATCTCTATCGATGAGATCAAGGATCGAGCACGCTAG
- the LOC100837727 gene encoding zinc finger protein GIS2 isoform X2, with amino-acid sequence MVSPSTSGSGKSKSRSRSDSRSKSRSRSRSRSRSGSSSRSRSRSPRRDRLRSERAPRRSRSRSPPRRGRSPPRRSERRGHRDLSCKNCRRSGHFARDCPSASTCNNCNLPGHFAAECTSKTVCWNCKKSGHIATECTNEALCHTCSKSGHLARDCPTSGSAKLCNNCFQPGHIAVDCTNDRACNNCRQSGHIARECTNDPVCNLCNVSGHLARACPKTTLASEIHGGPFRDILCRMCGQPGHISRNCMATVICDTCGGRGHMSYECPSARVFDRRLRRF; translated from the exons ATGGTGAGCCCATCAACGAGCGGCAGTGGCAAAAGCAAGAGCAGGAGTAGGAGCGATAGTAGGAGCAAGAGCCGgagcagaagcagaagcaggagcaggagcggGAGCAGTAGTAGGAGCAGAAGTCGAAGCCCTCGGCGAGATAGGCTGCGGAGTGAGCGTGCACCTCGGCGCAGTCGTAGCCGAAGCCCACCTCGTCGCGGCCGCAGCCCACCTCGTCGCAGTGAACGTCGTGGCCACAG GGATCTTAGTTGCAAGAACTGCAGGAGATCTGGCCACTTTGCTAGGGATTGCCCATCTGCTTCTACATGCAATAACTGTAACCTTCCAGG ACACTTTGCTGCAGAGTGCACTTCTAAAACTGTTTGCTGGAACTGCAAGAAGTCTGGACACATCGCCACTGAGTGCACGAATGAGGCCCTATGCCACACTTGCAGCAAGTCAGGTCATCTGGCCCGCGATTGCCCTACTTCAGGATCAGCTAAGCTATGCAACAACTGTTTCCAGCCAGGCCACATTGCTGTTGACTGCACCAATGATCGTGCCTGCAACAACTGCCGTCAGTCTGGCCACATAGCCCGGGAATGCACAAATGACCCCGTCTGCAACCTCTGCAATGTCTCTGGGCACCTCGCTCGCGCTTGTCCAAAGACAACTCTGGCTTCCGAGATCCACGGCGGCCCCTTCCGTGACATCTTGTGCCGTATGTGCGGCCAGCCAGGGCACATCAGCCGCAACTGCATGGCGACTGTGATCTGTGACACCTGTGGTGGGAGGGGCCACATGTCGTACGAGTGCCCATCTGCCAGGGTATTCGACCGCCGGCTCCGCAGGTTCTGA
- the LOC100838034 gene encoding actin-depolymerizing factor 3, translating to MANATSGVSVAEECVKAFQELRTGRAHRFVVYKVNNTDADESAAEQVVVDKVGGRDAAFEDLVAALPADDCRYAVYDLDFTVAAATAAHADGEAPRSKIFFISWSPETAEVRSKMVYASSNEGFKKELDGTQIDVQATDPSELTLQILKDLAA from the exons ATG GCGAACGCGACGTCCGGCGTGTCGGTGGCGGAGGAGTGCGTGAAGGCGTTCCAGGAGCTGCGCACGGGCCGCGCGCACCGCTTCGTGGTGTACAAGGTCAACAACACGGACGCCGACGAGTCTGCGGCGGAGCAGGTGGTCGTGGACAAGGTGGGCGGCCGCGACGCCGCCTTCGAGGACCTCGTGGCCGCCCTCCCCGCCGACGACTGCCGCTACGCCGTCTACGACCTCGActtcaccgtcgccgccgccaccgccgcccacgccgacGGCGAGGCGCCGCGCAGCAAGATCTTCTTCATCTCCTG GTcgccggagacggcggaggTGAGGAGCAAGATGGTGTACGCGAGCTCCAACGAAGGGTTCAAGAAGGAGCTGGACGGGACGCAGATCGACGTGCAAGCCACCGACCCCAGCGAGCTCACGCTCCAGATCCTCAAGGACCTCGCCGCCTAA
- the LOC100838335 gene encoding zinc finger protein ZAT9, which translates to MAVKRERDQEEPAAAVSLALSLSTDSSAASTTTTESGGSPAAAKRQRSRSRRAAAAEGEFVCKTCGRAFASFQALGGHRTSHLRGRHGLELGVGVARAIREHQQRQRRKEVEEEQDKKQRHECHICGLGFEMGQALGGHMRRHREEMMAGGADRWVDLAAVVAGSGAAGEPPVLLQLFV; encoded by the coding sequence ATGGCGGTGAAGCGGGAGAGGGACCAGgaggagcccgccgccgcggtgtCGCTGGCGCTGTCGCTGAGCACGGactcgtcggcggcgtccacgacgacgacggagtccggggggtcgccggcggcggcgaagaggcagcggagcaggagcaggagggcggcggcggcggaaggggaGTTCGTGTGCAAGACCTGCGGCCGCGCCTTCGCGTCGTTCCAGGCGCTGGGCGGGCACCGGACAAGCCACCTCCGGGGCCGCCACGGGCTCgagctcggcgtcggcgtcgccaGGGCCATCAGGGagcaccagcagcggcagcggcgcaaGGAGGTGGAAGAGGAACAGGACAAGAAGCAGAGGCATGAGTGCCATATCTGCGGGCTTGGGTTCGAGATGGGACAGGCGCTCGGGGGCCACATGAGGCGACACCGCGAGGAGATGATGGCAGGCGGCGCCGACCGGTGGGTCGATCTGGCGGCGGTGGTTGCCgggagcggcgccgccggtgagccGCCGGTCTTGCTCCAGCTGTTCGTctag
- the LOC104581552 gene encoding zinc finger protein ZAT12: protein MHTARDEPNNNFIHPRGLPASLLFPYRPYFSQLILKLISRSISLPPFDQSKLALSSMKHQRDPSEMPLSLSLSLMAAERKIKKLRHRAGGAGESPAFVCKTCSRAFASFQALGGHRTSHLRARNGLALSLAGSSPVRKSTEQIKKPPQPQQQQQHECHVCRAGFETGQALGGHMRRHREEAAAQLVPPVLLQLFV from the coding sequence ATGCACACAGCTAGGGACGAACCCAACAACAACTTCATTCATCCGCGCGGGCTTCCggcttctcttctcttcccgtACCGGCCATATTTCTCGCAATTAATCTTGAAACTCATCAGCAGGTCAATTTCTCTTCCGCCGTTCGACCAAAGCAAGCTAGCTCTATCGTCAATGAAGCACCAGAGAGATCCATCCGAGAtgcccctctccctctcactGTCCCTCATGGCAGCCGAACGCAAGATCAAGAAGCTCCGACATCGCGCCGGAGGCGCCGGCGAGTCGCCGGCGTTCGTGTGCAAGACTTGCAGCCGCGCCTTCGCGTCGTTCCAGGCGCTGGGAGGGCACCGGACAAGTCATCTCCGCGCCCGCAACGGCCTCGCCCTCAGCCTCGCCGGCTCGTCGCCGGTCAGGAAGTCGACGGAGCAGATCAAgaagccgccgcagccgcagcagcagcagcagcacgagtGCCACGTGTGCCGGGCCGGGTTCGAGACGGGGCAGGCCCTCGGGGGCCACATGCGCCGGCACCgcgaggaggccgccgcgcaGCTGGTGCCTCCCGTCCTGCTCCAGCTCTTCGTCTAG
- the LOC100837855 gene encoding zinc finger protein ZAT8: MKHMTRDFQSEVAAAVPLSLSLSLGAMAAERKIKKLRHRTAGGAGESFVCKTCSRAFASFQALGGHRTSHLRGRHGLALSLSGSPPPPPPRKSTEQKNSKPSQQQQHECHVCGAGFEMGQALGGHMRRHREEAAAQAQAPPVLLQLFV, encoded by the coding sequence ATGAAGCACATGACGAGAGATTTCCAGTCCGAGGTGGCTGCGGCGGTGccgctctccctctcgctgTCCCTCGGCGCCATGGCAGCCGAGCGCAAGATCAAGAAGCTCCGACATCGCACCGCCGGAGGCGCCGGCGAGTCTTTCGTGTGCAAGACTTGCAGCCGCGCCTTCGCGTCGTTCCAGGCGCTGGGCGGGCACCGGACAAGCCACCTCCGTGGGCGCCACGGCCTCGCGCTCAGCCTCTccgggtcgccgccgccgccgccgcccaggaaGTCGACGGAGCAGAAGAACAGCAAGCcgagccagcagcagcagcacgagtGCCACGTGTGCGGGGCCGGGTTCGAGATGGGGCAGGCGCTCGGGGGACACATGCGGCGCCACCgcgaggaggccgccgcgcaggcgcaggcgccGCCCGTTCTGCTCCAGCTCTTCGTCTAG
- the LOC100832313 gene encoding protein real-time, producing MAAFSKSFRSSSKSDCENKYQGTLVASPAKAISPKTIKQIVPKQLILSRESTGHVASFLVKVLALEVVRRISKARCPFIWNSIQALQVLSYPPFSWIQRWAPLKFVVQGIQKLSMPLLFLSVTSTIGDLSSKRDDEPRSDAESAEIPVESHEIASTSDRDAADGDGTNDIVSENWLLQLFKELQIQGITLPERFSEDELRRFHIAANGDFSSLLSSVKKTIRWRETFHILTLQELENWSHLVFWHGFDTMLRPCLVIRLGLACSSIAPRDRPRFGQAVVSQIDHGIIHLTNEEDPRITVLLDCHGISPFRFPMQMMRSFVTIVQENYPNRLGVLFVVRLPPVVRVIAQTFLQLLNPSTKQKLCFEGESYKKTLAEFLQVVPSFLGGKCSCSRCKKHHDGPAIQAGEGSKSQPRQIGTDSGSPIGSTDFDEAELPSPYSCENAIRVAIVGMLMLWIFIAFLAGMNDPQSAS from the exons ATGGCCGCTTTTAGCAAAAGCTTCCGGTCTTCAAGCAAATCGGACTGTGAAAATAAATACCAGGGTACATTGGTTGCTTCTCCAGCAAAAGCCATTTCACCCAAGACGATAAAGCAGATTGTGCCGAAACAGTTAATCTTAAGCAGGGAGTCAACAGGTCATGTGGCATCGTTTTTGGTAAAGGTTCTTGCTCTTGAGGTAGTGAGGAGAATTTCTAAAGCAAGATGTCCTTTCATATGGAATTCTATTCAAGCACTGCAAGTTCTCAGCTATCCTCCATTTAGCTGGATCCAACGATGGGCACCACTCAAATTTGTCGTCCAAGGCATTCAG AAATTATCCATGCCACTGCTATTTCTATCTGTCACATCAACAATAGGTGATCTGTCATCTAAGCGTGATGATGAACCTAGAAGCGATGCAGAAAGTGCTGAAATTCCCGTTGAATCACATGAAATCGCATCAACTTCTGATAG GGATGCTGCTGATGGTGATGGGACAAACGATATTGTTTCTGAGAATTGGCTGCTACAACTTTTCAAGGAGCTTCAAATACAAGGCATCACTTTGCCTGAGAG GTTCAGTGAGGATGAACTACGCAGATTTCATATTGCAGCAAATGGTGACTTTTCAAGCTTACTCTCTTCAGTTAAGAAGACAATTCGTTGGAGGGAGACTTTCCACATACTTACTTTGCAGGAACTTGAGAATTGGTCCCATCTGGTCTTTTGGCATGGGTTTGATACTATGCTTCGGCCTTGTTTAGTAATCCGCCTTGGACTTGCATGCTCTAGTATAGCCCCTCGCGATAGACCTCGTTTTGGGCAAGCAGTAG TTTCTCAAATTGACCATGGTATTATACATTTGACCAATGAAGAAGATCCAAGAATTACTGTTTTGCTCGATTGCCATGGGATTTCTCCATTCAGATTTCCGATGCAAATGATGAGGTCATTTGTTACAATAGTTCAGGAAAACTATCCAAATCGTCTTGGGGTGTTGTTTGTTGTTCGTCTTCCTCCAGTTGTCAGAGTTATTGCTCAGACGTTTCTTCAA CTCCTGAATCCATCCACAAAGCAGAAGCTGTGTTTCGAGGGCGAGTCGTACAAGAAGACGCTAGCTGAGTTCTTGCAGGTCGTGCCATCTTTTCTTGGTGGTAAATGCAGCTGCTCGCGGTGCAAGAAGCATCACGACGGCCCAGCGATTCAGGCCGGGGAGGGAAGCAAGAGCCAACCTCGCCAAATCGGCACCGACTCCGGATCACCGATTGGGAGCACGGACTTCGACGAGGCTGAGCTTCCGTCTCCTTACAGCTGCGAGAACGCCATAAGGGTGGCGATCGTCGGCATGCTGATGCTGTGGATCTTTATCGCGTTCCTCGCCGGGATGAACGACCCCCAGTCCGCTTCTTAA
- the LOC100837727 gene encoding DNA-binding protein HEXBP isoform X1 gives MANPCAEHACLSMAIHHGCPLFLLLELAEVGERPGMLYQDQVMVSPSTSGSGKSKSRSRSDSRSKSRSRSRSRSRSGSSSRSRSRSPRRDRLRSERAPRRSRSRSPPRRGRSPPRRSERRGHRDLSCKNCRRSGHFARDCPSASTCNNCNLPGHFAAECTSKTVCWNCKKSGHIATECTNEALCHTCSKSGHLARDCPTSGSAKLCNNCFQPGHIAVDCTNDRACNNCRQSGHIARECTNDPVCNLCNVSGHLARACPKTTLASEIHGGPFRDILCRMCGQPGHISRNCMATVICDTCGGRGHMSYECPSARVFDRRLRRF, from the exons ATGGCAAATCCCTGTGCCGAACACGCATGTCTGTCCATGGCCATTCATCATGGGTGTCCTTTGTTTCTGTTGCTAGAACTTGCTGAGGTGGGAGAAAGACCTGGGATGCTATACCAG GATCAAGTTATGGTGAGCCCATCAACGAGCGGCAGTGGCAAAAGCAAGAGCAGGAGTAGGAGCGATAGTAGGAGCAAGAGCCGgagcagaagcagaagcaggagcaggagcggGAGCAGTAGTAGGAGCAGAAGTCGAAGCCCTCGGCGAGATAGGCTGCGGAGTGAGCGTGCACCTCGGCGCAGTCGTAGCCGAAGCCCACCTCGTCGCGGCCGCAGCCCACCTCGTCGCAGTGAACGTCGTGGCCACAG GGATCTTAGTTGCAAGAACTGCAGGAGATCTGGCCACTTTGCTAGGGATTGCCCATCTGCTTCTACATGCAATAACTGTAACCTTCCAGG ACACTTTGCTGCAGAGTGCACTTCTAAAACTGTTTGCTGGAACTGCAAGAAGTCTGGACACATCGCCACTGAGTGCACGAATGAGGCCCTATGCCACACTTGCAGCAAGTCAGGTCATCTGGCCCGCGATTGCCCTACTTCAGGATCAGCTAAGCTATGCAACAACTGTTTCCAGCCAGGCCACATTGCTGTTGACTGCACCAATGATCGTGCCTGCAACAACTGCCGTCAGTCTGGCCACATAGCCCGGGAATGCACAAATGACCCCGTCTGCAACCTCTGCAATGTCTCTGGGCACCTCGCTCGCGCTTGTCCAAAGACAACTCTGGCTTCCGAGATCCACGGCGGCCCCTTCCGTGACATCTTGTGCCGTATGTGCGGCCAGCCAGGGCACATCAGCCGCAACTGCATGGCGACTGTGATCTGTGACACCTGTGGTGGGAGGGGCCACATGTCGTACGAGTGCCCATCTGCCAGGGTATTCGACCGCCGGCTCCGCAGGTTCTGA